The nucleotide window TATCCGCTACCGCAAACCTTCCTTTTCTTTTCCAGCTATACGCCAGCAATAATGTAATCAGGAGGATAGCGAATCCCATGACAAATGGATAAATGATATTGACATCATACAAGGAACCAGCAATAGTCGGTCCAAGCACATTTCCGATGCTCATATAGGCATTATTCATCCCCATGGCAAATCCTTGTTCAGACCCAGCCATCTTGGATACCAATGTATTCAAAACCGGTCTCAAGATACTCGTTCCGAGGAAAATAATTAATGTGATCCCGAAAAACGCCCCATAGCTTCCCGCAAAGATGGAGATTAAATAACCAAGAGCCGTCACCATGATGAACAGGATTAAGACTGAGCTTTCCCCAAACCGATTGACAATCTTATCAACAATAAACAACTGGGCGATAACACTGACTACTCCTGTAGCTGTCACCATATTCGCTATATCCTTTGGACTTGCCCCATATTGGTCATTGACGAATAATCCTAATACAGATTCGTAGGCCATTAAGCCGAGGCTCATAATCAGCGTGATTAGGAGGATGACGAAGTATGGTTTCTTCACGGAGCTTGCGAGGCTCACAAAGAAGGATTCTCTTTCACCCGTCATATGCTCCATATCAGAGGGCTTCCTGCTCTCTTTTAACAATATGACAGAGAAAATCACCGCCACAAAGGCGACAATAGCAGATACCAAAAGCGGCAATTTTAGATCAATCTCCGCTAAGTATCCCCCAATTCCTGGTCCGACAACGATTCCGAGTGACATAGCGGCAGATATAAGGCTGTTTCCTTTGGCGCGCTGGTCCAACGTTGTGATATCAGCAATATAAGCAAAAATGGCTGGCACCAGCATGGCTGCTCCTACCCCGCCTAATAGCCTTGAAAAATAGAGAATCCAAATCGAATTAGATAGATAGAATACGAGGGCTGAAAGTGATAGGCCAATTAGCCCGTATATAATCATCTTTCGCCTTCCATATTGGTCTGCCCATCGTCCTGCAATGGGAGACATAACGAGCTGGGCGCCTGCAAACACAGCAATCATAAGGCCTGCTGCGGTACCGCCCTCCCCGATTGAAGCCAAATAATCCGGTAATATCGGAATCACTAACCCGAAGCTGCCAATGGCAATGAACATATTAACCATTAGGATCAGCATTTTTTTATTTAAGATTTTCACCCTAAGCCACTTTCCTCCCCTGACAATTTACATGGACCGCTTGTATGATACGAAACTTACCTAACGACCATACGACTATTCTATCTTTCCCGATATCATTCTAGCAAATAATGGGTACTGGCTAAGACAAATTACTTTAACCATTAAGATAGCTATAGGTCTTTTCCATAGTAATGGATTTCTCGGAGGATTATTCCATTAAGAATAAAGCAGCAGTACTTGTCTAAGTGCCCTTTTAT belongs to Pradoshia eiseniae and includes:
- a CDS encoding MFS transporter; translation: MLILMVNMFIAIGSFGLVIPILPDYLASIGEGGTAAGLMIAVFAGAQLVMSPIAGRWADQYGRRKMIIYGLIGLSLSALVFYLSNSIWILYFSRLLGGVGAAMLVPAIFAYIADITTLDQRAKGNSLISAAMSLGIVVGPGIGGYLAEIDLKLPLLVSAIVAFVAVIFSVILLKESRKPSDMEHMTGERESFFVSLASSVKKPYFVILLITLIMSLGLMAYESVLGLFVNDQYGASPKDIANMVTATGVVSVIAQLFIVDKIVNRFGESSVLILFIMVTALGYLISIFAGSYGAFFGITLIIFLGTSILRPVLNTLVSKMAGSEQGFAMGMNNAYMSIGNVLGPTIAGSLYDVNIIYPFVMGFAILLITLLLAYSWKRKGRFAVADS